One part of the Capsicum annuum cultivar UCD-10X-F1 unplaced genomic scaffold, UCD10Xv1.1 ctg1183, whole genome shotgun sequence genome encodes these proteins:
- the LOC124890078 gene encoding uncharacterized protein LOC124890078, with the protein MTKSYLKTEFHMLMEKVKAVEVRVKNYLKLADYDKWARSYASVHRGWTLTSSIAESINVALVSARELPIYDFLEEVRLMFGRWNCENRQQALYTFTDLIDKFQEVLQQNEAECTRMKVIPASEYIYTVHDKEKHFIVCLKEKKCSCNAFQLDEIPCVYACAVLDIKNFKKGPYYSDLYKPKIVLRTYDLPIYPLPHKDDWVIPKQIMYKVVLPSKYKRLPERPSKKDREKFKQDMFGKKSKNCCSSYGLKGHNRRSCRKYNK; encoded by the exons AtgacaaaatcatatttgaagactgaatttcacatgttaatggagaaagtgaaggcAGTTGAAGTTAGAGTGAAGAATTACTTGAAATTGGCTGATTACGATAAGTGGGCTAGATCATATGCATCCGTTCATAGAGGATGGACTTTGACTTCAAGCATTGCCGAGTCCATTAATGTTGCGTTGGTTTCAGCTAGAGAACTACCAATATATGATTTTCTGGAGGAAGTTAGATTGATGTTTGGAAGATGGAACTGTGAAAACAGACAGCAGGCGTTGTATACTTTTACTGATCTTATTGATAAATTTCAAGAAGTTCTTCAACAAAATGAAGCGGAGTGTACACGTATGAAG gtTATACCTGCATCAGAGTATATCTATACAGTCCACGACAAGGAGAAACATTTTATTGTTTgtcttaaggaaaaaaaatgttcTTGCAATGCATTTCAATTGGATGAGATACCGTGTGTTTATGCTTGTGCAGTTCTTGatatcaagaatttcaagaagggACCATATTACTCTGATCTATACAAGCCAAAAATCGTTTTGAGAACATATGATCTTCCAATTTATCCTCtaccacacaaagatgactggGTGATTCCGAAGCAAATTATGTATAAGGTAGTTTTGCCGTCGAAATACAAGCGACTCCCTGAAAGACCTTCGAAGAAGGACCGTGAaaaattcaaacaagatatgtttggaaagaagagcAAAAATTGTTGTAGTTCATATGGATTAAAAGGTCACAATAGAcgttcatgtaggaaatacaaTAAATGA